The Ruania alba genome window below encodes:
- a CDS encoding ferredoxin, with amino-acid sequence MHISVDRSACVGAGQCALVADEVFDQDDDGIVDLIEAEPSAADQPAARRAAALCPARAISIEM; translated from the coding sequence ATGCACATCAGTGTGGACCGCTCGGCCTGCGTCGGAGCCGGGCAGTGTGCCCTCGTGGCCGACGAGGTCTTCGATCAGGACGACGATGGCATCGTTGACCTGATCGAGGCCGAGCCCTCGGCCGCCGACCAGCCTGCCGCCCGGCGTGCCGCAGCGCTCTGCCCGGCTCGTGCGATCTCCATCGAGATGTGA
- a CDS encoding cytochrome P450, whose translation MSSTARCPMHGVRTLPDDGTPLRPSRTLNDWRDEAAATPLRYADGHDGLIVTRHELAQAVLADPRFSQQPQRMPLETESSADPPDLAAQRSMREAGLLGLDGGEHARLRRAITSRFSVRAVRGIRDVVASTVSDQLQRLLMGGSPANVTTAYAEPISARMHCHVLGIPNEFADTFSTLFVGGGTTQQKFDFIREVIDAKRSHPGEDVLSDLVRGELSQSEIEGLALVLMASGRDSVAYMIATTTVALLTHPDQRAVLRTDPALMKGAVEEFMRYGAMFLTLFPRTALEDVELDGVRIRAGQSVSVSSVGANRDERRFEDPDRFDVKRDAFGHLGFGHGRHGCVGQQLARVEITEAISQLFATVPDMRLVEAEQMSPQPFANPVGTYEAGDVIVAWGGMSS comes from the coding sequence ATGAGCTCGACCGCTCGATGCCCCATGCATGGCGTACGAACGCTGCCCGATGACGGCACCCCGTTGCGCCCATCCCGCACACTCAATGACTGGCGCGACGAGGCTGCAGCCACACCCCTTCGATACGCTGACGGGCACGACGGGCTGATAGTGACCAGACATGAGCTCGCCCAGGCCGTGCTCGCGGACCCGCGATTCAGCCAACAGCCACAGCGCATGCCGCTCGAGACGGAGTCGAGTGCGGATCCGCCTGATCTCGCGGCACAGCGATCGATGAGAGAGGCGGGCTTGTTGGGGTTGGATGGGGGCGAGCACGCACGACTGCGGCGGGCAATCACCAGCCGGTTCTCGGTGCGTGCGGTACGCGGAATCCGCGACGTCGTGGCCTCCACTGTCAGCGACCAGCTGCAGCGCCTACTGATGGGCGGCTCGCCGGCCAATGTGACGACCGCATATGCCGAACCCATATCTGCTCGGATGCACTGCCACGTGCTCGGCATACCGAACGAGTTCGCGGACACCTTCAGCACGCTGTTCGTCGGAGGCGGGACCACTCAGCAGAAGTTCGACTTCATCCGGGAGGTGATCGACGCCAAGCGCTCGCACCCTGGCGAGGACGTCCTCAGTGACCTCGTTCGTGGAGAACTGAGTCAGTCAGAGATCGAGGGCCTGGCATTGGTCTTGATGGCCTCGGGCCGCGACTCTGTCGCATACATGATCGCCACCACGACGGTGGCGTTGCTGACGCACCCGGACCAGCGTGCCGTGCTTCGCACTGACCCTGCGCTGATGAAGGGGGCTGTCGAGGAGTTCATGCGCTACGGGGCGATGTTCCTGACGCTCTTTCCCCGCACCGCACTCGAAGACGTCGAGCTCGACGGCGTACGGATCAGGGCCGGCCAGTCCGTCTCCGTCTCATCGGTCGGTGCGAATCGTGACGAGCGTAGATTCGAGGACCCGGACCGATTTGACGTGAAGCGCGACGCCTTCGGCCACCTCGGATTCGGGCATGGGCGCCACGGATGTGTGGGTCAGCAGTTGGCGCGCGTGGAGATTACCGAAGCAATCAGCCAACTTTTTGCCACCGTACCTGATATGCGTCTCGTCGAGGCGGAACAGATGTCCCCACAGCCCTTCGCAAATCCTGTAGGTACGTATGAGGCGGGCGACGTGATCGTCGCCTGGGGTGGTATGTCGTCGTAG
- a CDS encoding helix-turn-helix transcriptional regulator, with protein sequence MPGESAPSGGPAIVGANWYRFVAGEQIRHAEVASVAFIWPLTGSGQITSRGQRFHLDSTCLLRLPWRHDVEYVADERSPFKVGTVHLVPWHHDEVPVSQQVAHRPGEPLLYADWRRGEQGEYPQLLSRLDGSGRHIVTMGSYAIERFLEGPLDDDALRALGVLVAEASVYASSPKDTGVPAVLEVMMEHVRAHLDRALTVDDIARAGGCSTTTAQRLFARYTGQSVLAWTRRRQIDEAALLLRTTGMRVNEVAKRVGFADPLYFSRAFRAVFGVPPSRYAAAQLRP encoded by the coding sequence ATGCCTGGAGAATCCGCGCCATCGGGCGGACCGGCCATCGTCGGAGCGAACTGGTATCGGTTTGTGGCGGGAGAGCAGATCCGTCACGCGGAGGTGGCGAGTGTCGCCTTCATCTGGCCACTGACCGGCTCGGGTCAGATCACGAGCCGAGGGCAGCGGTTCCACCTGGATTCGACCTGCCTCCTGCGGCTGCCCTGGCGCCACGATGTCGAGTACGTGGCGGACGAACGATCACCGTTCAAGGTCGGCACGGTCCATCTCGTGCCCTGGCATCACGATGAGGTGCCCGTCTCCCAACAGGTGGCGCATCGCCCAGGAGAGCCGCTGTTGTATGCGGACTGGCGTCGCGGTGAGCAGGGCGAGTATCCACAGCTGCTGAGCCGGCTCGATGGTTCTGGCCGTCACATCGTCACCATGGGCTCTTACGCGATAGAACGTTTCCTTGAAGGACCGTTGGACGACGATGCGCTCCGCGCTCTGGGCGTCCTGGTCGCCGAGGCGAGTGTGTACGCCAGTTCCCCGAAGGACACCGGTGTGCCCGCGGTTCTCGAGGTCATGATGGAGCATGTCCGGGCACACCTTGATCGCGCACTGACCGTCGATGACATCGCCAGAGCCGGTGGCTGCAGCACGACCACAGCACAGCGACTGTTCGCGCGGTACACCGGCCAGTCCGTGCTGGCCTGGACGAGGCGACGGCAGATCGACGAGGCTGCCCTTCTGCTTCGCACCACCGGAATGCGCGTGAATGAGGTCGCGAAGCGCGTCGGCTTCGCAGACCCGCTCTACTTCTCCCGGGCGTTTCGGGCAGTGTTCGGCGTGCCGCCGAGTCGATACGCCGCCGCACAGCTCCGGCCATAA
- a CDS encoding NAD(P)/FAD-dependent oxidoreductase encodes MQLTKSGTGTPHIVIVGASLSGLTTAEALRERGEKAPITLIGAEQHLPYNRPALSKQVLLGTWTPEQAAITDRVRLDALDVQFLPGMRAESLDLASRTVSLDGRDVPYSTLIVATGARPRTLPHVPSAHTVRTLDDAAALRAAFDRASRVVIVGAGVLGCEIAAAARSQGLEVTLLGRGDAVRLGAVGNLLEHRVDKLLGEHGVDLRLSREVLGAHEGSDHTTLYLADGQLRADLVVGAIGCEPEVEWLRGSGLALDDGILCDATGRAAPGVFAVGDVARWTDAATGAPIRVEHQLRGIEHARAVAEQIATGTSSPVGHPFYWTELFGTRIQVLGTFPGDVELRPEAGDMNGDRFVAVAYVGDTATGVIGWNMARAFRAARLRLPDPLTHSPAQDVTSIPDLVGSGKGL; translated from the coding sequence ATGCAACTCACGAAGAGTGGAACCGGCACGCCGCACATCGTGATCGTCGGAGCATCCCTGTCCGGCCTTACGACAGCAGAAGCTCTCCGCGAGCGTGGAGAGAAGGCGCCGATCACCCTCATCGGCGCCGAACAGCACCTGCCCTACAACAGGCCGGCCTTGTCCAAGCAGGTGCTGCTCGGCACGTGGACCCCTGAACAGGCGGCCATCACCGATCGGGTTCGCCTCGACGCACTCGACGTGCAGTTTCTGCCAGGAATGCGCGCCGAATCGCTCGATCTGGCATCGCGCACCGTCAGCCTCGATGGACGCGACGTCCCTTACAGCACGCTCATCGTGGCGACCGGTGCTCGTCCGCGAACGTTGCCGCACGTGCCCAGCGCGCACACCGTGCGCACACTGGACGACGCCGCCGCTCTCCGGGCAGCCTTCGATCGAGCGTCTCGAGTGGTCATCGTGGGAGCGGGAGTCCTCGGATGTGAGATTGCTGCCGCGGCCCGCTCGCAGGGCCTTGAGGTCACACTGCTCGGACGCGGGGACGCGGTACGGCTTGGCGCAGTCGGGAACCTCCTGGAGCACCGGGTCGACAAACTTCTCGGCGAGCACGGCGTCGATCTCAGGCTGTCCCGCGAGGTGCTTGGCGCCCACGAGGGATCCGACCACACCACGCTGTACCTTGCAGACGGTCAGCTGCGCGCCGATCTGGTCGTGGGAGCCATCGGCTGCGAACCTGAGGTGGAGTGGTTGCGCGGAAGCGGTCTCGCTCTCGATGACGGCATCCTCTGTGACGCAACAGGACGCGCGGCGCCAGGGGTGTTCGCGGTCGGTGACGTCGCACGGTGGACCGATGCGGCCACGGGTGCGCCCATCCGGGTCGAACACCAACTCAGGGGTATCGAACATGCCCGCGCCGTTGCTGAGCAGATCGCCACCGGCACATCGAGCCCGGTAGGGCACCCGTTCTACTGGACGGAGCTGTTCGGAACCCGAATTCAGGTGCTCGGCACGTTCCCTGGCGACGTCGAGCTACGGCCCGAGGCCGGGGACATGAACGGAGACCGGTTCGTGGCGGTCGCATACGTCGGTGACACGGCGACGGGTGTCATCGGATGGAACATGGCGCGTGCCTTTCGGGCCGCACGCCTGAGGCTGCCGGACCCCCTCACACACTCGCCCGCCCAGGACGTCACCTCGATACCCGACCTCGTCGGCTCCGGGAAAGGACTGTGA